One window of Thermocoleostomius sinensis A174 genomic DNA carries:
- a CDS encoding fumarylacetoacetate hydrolase family protein: MAQRYVRIQTATGQLYYGLLHLDRRVQVLDAPPWMKGQPTDEELLPNDYHLLAPCAPSKIVAVGKNYARHASEMGGMVPEEPLLFIKPSTSITAPDATILYPPQSKRVDYEGELALIIGDRCIDCTPEEARSKIWGYTIANDVTARDLQRKDAQWTRAKSFDTFCPLGPWIVREVSAGARLQTFLNDEAVPVQSASIEEMVFAPDVLVSYISHIMTLLPGDVVLTGTPEGVGELHVGDRVRVEIEGIGSLKNVVTLRKPTALPDPPLESESAEETSL; encoded by the coding sequence ATGGCGCAACGGTACGTCCGAATTCAAACAGCAACAGGGCAGCTTTATTATGGTCTCCTGCACCTCGATCGGCGAGTGCAAGTGTTGGATGCTCCTCCCTGGATGAAAGGGCAACCAACAGATGAAGAACTGCTACCCAATGATTACCATTTGTTGGCTCCTTGTGCGCCTTCTAAAATTGTGGCGGTTGGCAAAAATTATGCCCGTCATGCCTCAGAGATGGGTGGTATGGTTCCCGAAGAGCCGCTGTTGTTTATCAAGCCGTCTACGAGTATCACGGCTCCTGATGCCACCATTTTGTATCCACCGCAGTCAAAACGGGTGGATTATGAAGGAGAACTGGCGCTGATCATTGGCGATCGGTGCATTGATTGTACGCCTGAAGAAGCCCGCTCTAAGATTTGGGGCTACACCATTGCCAACGATGTCACCGCACGAGATCTGCAACGCAAAGATGCACAGTGGACACGAGCCAAAAGTTTTGATACCTTCTGTCCATTGGGACCATGGATTGTGCGCGAGGTCAGCGCTGGGGCACGGTTGCAAACCTTTCTCAATGATGAGGCGGTGCCCGTGCAATCGGCTTCGATCGAAGAAATGGTCTTTGCTCCCGATGTGCTGGTATCCTACATTAGCCATATTATGACGTTATTGCCAGGCGATGTAGTGCTGACGGGAACGCCCGAAGGGGTCGGTGAACTGCATGTAGGCGATCGGGTGCGGGTAGAAATTGAAGGGATTGGGTCACTGAAGAATGTCGTGACCTTAAGAAAGCCAACAGCGCTTCCAGATCCGCCGTTGGAATCTGAAAGCGCCGAGGAAACAAGCCTGTAG
- the rpsF gene encoding 30S ribosomal protein S6, with the protein MPQYETMYILRPDLGDDQTDQAIGKYQTILLEQGAQNLETQHRGRRRLAYEIKKQREGIYIQMNYSGSGAAVAAMERAMRLSDEVIRYLTIKLEDTANQVGAEA; encoded by the coding sequence ATGCCACAGTACGAAACAATGTACATTCTGCGTCCTGATTTAGGAGACGACCAGACCGATCAAGCGATCGGTAAATACCAAACCATTTTGCTGGAACAAGGCGCTCAGAACCTGGAAACGCAGCATCGCGGTCGCCGTCGTCTTGCTTACGAAATTAAAAAGCAACGTGAGGGCATTTACATTCAAATGAATTACAGTGGCAGTGGTGCTGCTGTTGCCGCAATGGAACGAGCCATGCGCCTGAGCGACGAAGTGATTCGCTATCTTACCATTAAGTTGGAAGATACAGCCAATCAAGTTGGGGCTGAAGCTTAG
- a CDS encoding photosystem II protein, Psb35-related — protein sequence MLTLLIALFVVGWAAAAIIGTQAYFRGEQTKPIHERNWRSSSFEQLAKSVTGVETDYSARVPAYQMDAYSSRMLPDA from the coding sequence ATGTTGACGCTTTTAATTGCACTGTTTGTAGTTGGCTGGGCGGCGGCTGCCATCATTGGAACCCAAGCCTATTTTCGCGGCGAGCAAACCAAGCCAATTCACGAGCGTAATTGGCGATCGAGTTCCTTTGAACAACTGGCAAAGTCGGTTACGGGGGTTGAAACCGATTACAGTGCCCGGGTTCCGGCATACCAAATGGATGCCTATTCCAGCCGGATGCTGCCCGATGCATAA
- a CDS encoding 16S rRNA (uracil(1498)-N(3))-methyltransferase produces the protein MNPFQRLVVAPGQMAGNQVDLTPAQQHYLSRVLRLRPGDRFIAMDGHGQWWLVALTENAAQGQVLTTIAVATELPITVTLLIAMPKTGLDDVVRQATELGVSQIVPIHSARTVLNPSPQKIDRWQRIAQEAAEQSERQVVPVITAPLVWSDALQTWNTRQSICYICQARDHHPHLLTCLEEARNQRLGGGGWKDELSATQAPQPSRPILAISLATGPEGGWTESELAVAIDAGYQPVSLGDRILRAVTAPLVGLSLIASVFEAERGNGEQG, from the coding sequence ATGAATCCGTTTCAGCGGCTTGTAGTAGCGCCCGGGCAAATGGCGGGCAATCAGGTTGACCTTACTCCTGCACAGCAGCACTATTTAAGCCGAGTTTTGCGGCTGCGACCAGGCGATCGATTCATTGCCATGGATGGGCATGGGCAATGGTGGCTAGTGGCTTTGACCGAAAATGCAGCGCAGGGGCAAGTTCTGACGACGATCGCGGTGGCAACTGAACTGCCAATCACTGTCACGTTGTTAATTGCCATGCCCAAAACCGGCTTGGATGATGTCGTGCGGCAAGCCACTGAATTAGGCGTTTCTCAAATAGTGCCGATTCACAGCGCTCGCACCGTCTTGAACCCTAGCCCTCAAAAGATCGATCGTTGGCAGCGTATTGCTCAAGAAGCCGCTGAACAATCAGAACGCCAAGTGGTTCCAGTCATCACGGCTCCTCTTGTGTGGTCAGACGCTCTGCAAACGTGGAACACCCGCCAGTCTATTTGCTACATATGCCAAGCGCGGGATCACCATCCTCACCTGCTGACCTGTTTGGAGGAAGCGCGGAATCAGCGGTTGGGGGGTGGGGGATGGAAAGATGAACTTTCTGCAACACAAGCGCCGCAACCATCTCGTCCTATTCTGGCGATCTCGCTAGCTACTGGACCTGAAGGTGGTTGGACTGAATCAGAACTTGCCGTGGCTATCGATGCTGGCTATCAACCCGTTTCGTTAGGCGATCGGATTCTGCGGGCGGTCACGGCTCCTCTTGTTGGCTTAAGCTTAATTGCCTCCGTATTTGAAGCGGAGCGTGGCAACGGAGAACAAGGATAG
- a CDS encoding tetratricopeptide repeat protein, whose amino-acid sequence MLHQIAAALDRQDYRTAVQLLKQLRQQSPESPWVVLFTARLQEETGKPEAAEALYRQLLRQAPSSKVMAQARQGLHRLAAIGQAQRQQVRAEVVADPSNAGVGCLVLEPVSPERKRAAAQQFGQIMNLDAYTARLLLPSRGWRLYRTGRFAELQNYGRALRQAGLSVFWVALAELQAIRVFRVQSFQTIDRQGTILCQDESNQMGLLTFAWSEVAARVEGRLPIFEDVVDVGAYHTLIRKEQTQDFVQLLDLHLPQRHCIVRLCDRSYQFQQGLEFEPLTQAPSSLITTRLRWNRLLRTLDDRLPSVSVWSDFPIFADSALEHLDLIKGFSSHIDVFRKAPTNWDSAFHLYSALAFAYRHC is encoded by the coding sequence ATGCTCCACCAAATTGCCGCTGCACTCGATCGCCAAGACTACCGAACAGCCGTGCAATTGTTAAAACAGCTACGGCAGCAATCACCCGAAAGCCCTTGGGTAGTGCTGTTCACGGCTCGGCTTCAGGAGGAAACTGGCAAGCCGGAGGCGGCTGAAGCACTCTATCGCCAACTTCTGCGGCAAGCACCCAGTTCTAAGGTAATGGCTCAAGCTAGGCAAGGGTTGCATCGACTAGCAGCGATCGGACAAGCCCAGCGACAACAGGTAAGGGCTGAGGTAGTAGCTGATCCCTCGAATGCGGGCGTTGGGTGCTTGGTGCTTGAACCCGTTTCTCCGGAACGCAAACGAGCGGCGGCACAACAGTTTGGGCAAATCATGAACCTCGATGCTTACACCGCGCGATTGCTGCTGCCTAGCCGAGGTTGGCGATTGTACCGCACAGGTCGTTTTGCTGAACTGCAAAACTATGGTCGGGCATTGCGTCAAGCTGGATTATCTGTATTCTGGGTAGCGCTGGCAGAGCTTCAAGCGATTCGAGTGTTTCGCGTCCAGTCCTTTCAAACGATCGATCGTCAGGGCACAATCCTCTGTCAGGATGAGTCCAATCAGATGGGGTTGCTGACATTTGCCTGGTCTGAGGTAGCAGCACGGGTAGAGGGCAGGCTACCAATTTTTGAGGATGTGGTGGATGTAGGAGCTTACCACACGCTAATACGCAAAGAACAAACACAGGATTTCGTGCAATTGTTGGATTTACACCTACCGCAACGCCACTGCATTGTGCGGCTATGCGATCGAAGCTATCAGTTTCAGCAAGGGCTTGAGTTTGAGCCGCTTACCCAAGCCCCGTCATCCCTAATTACAACCCGCCTTCGCTGGAACCGTTTGCTTAGAACTCTGGACGATCGACTCCCATCGGTATCAGTTTGGTCAGATTTCCCGATCTTTGCTGATTCTGCCCTTGAACATCTAGATTTGATCAAAGGCTTCTCATCCCACATTGATGTGTTTCGTAAAGCCCCTACAAACTGGGACTCTGCATTTCACCTATACAGTGCGCTGGCCTTTGCCTATCGCCATTGCTAA
- a CDS encoding thylakoid membrane photosystem I accumulation factor, whose translation MTFLQFFFRFFISLLHGWRPTIARLLVLVLGLSCVLMGAAPAWAGLNDDHYDGNIFALYAGNGSLFPPRVTLAESLQRDKPVVLAFFIDDSRDCKLYASVLSQIDAFYGRAANLIPVNADTILPNSTYSPTEPGYYYKGFVPQTVILDQSGQVVFDEIGNIAYEQADDVLREVFDLLPRSESVELKRRPINEFNTELVN comes from the coding sequence ATGACCTTTCTCCAATTCTTTTTCCGATTCTTCATCTCGCTCTTACACGGTTGGCGTCCGACGATCGCGCGTCTGCTGGTGCTGGTGTTAGGGCTAAGCTGTGTCCTAATGGGTGCTGCTCCAGCTTGGGCGGGGTTAAATGACGATCATTACGATGGCAATATTTTTGCGCTGTATGCTGGTAACGGGTCGCTGTTTCCGCCGCGCGTTACTCTGGCAGAATCGCTGCAACGCGACAAGCCCGTTGTTTTGGCATTTTTCATCGATGATAGCCGTGACTGTAAACTATACGCCTCGGTGCTGTCACAGATCGATGCGTTTTATGGTCGTGCCGCCAACCTGATTCCCGTCAATGCCGATACTATTCTGCCCAATTCGACCTACTCGCCTACCGAGCCAGGTTATTACTACAAAGGGTTCGTTCCTCAAACAGTGATTCTTGACCAATCGGGACAAGTCGTTTTTGATGAGATTGGCAATATTGCCTATGAGCAAGCAGATGATGTACTGCGGGAGGTGTTTGATTTGTTGCCGCGATCGGAATCCGTTGAATTGAAGCGGCGGCCGATTAACGAATTCAACACAGAGTTAGTGAATTAG
- a CDS encoding HAD family hydrolase: MLRIITDFDGPIMDVSERYYQVYQFCLDQVRDPDQPVHRLSKAEFWRLKRAQVPERRIGKISELHDDQAAEFARLRRQTVHTLPYLIYDTLIPGAVAALERLQQLGVELATMTMRRTRELDAALTQYDLGKFFHPDRRYCLSNDYLKTNDIDDKTWLMGKALAEMPPAQETWMIGDTEADILAAKAHAIPVIAVLSGIRNRECLAVHAPDAIVADLNEAVDMVLQKSALVASL; encoded by the coding sequence ATGCTGCGGATTATCACAGATTTCGACGGCCCAATCATGGACGTATCTGAACGGTACTATCAGGTTTATCAGTTTTGTCTTGATCAGGTACGCGATCCAGATCAACCCGTACATCGGCTCAGCAAAGCTGAATTTTGGCGGTTGAAACGGGCCCAAGTTCCCGAACGCCGCATTGGTAAAATCTCTGAACTCCACGATGACCAAGCCGCAGAGTTTGCCCGCCTGCGTCGCCAAACGGTGCACACATTGCCCTACTTAATTTATGACACCCTGATTCCCGGCGCAGTTGCAGCCTTGGAACGCCTTCAGCAATTGGGAGTTGAGCTAGCAACAATGACCATGCGACGCACCCGCGAACTGGATGCCGCTTTAACACAATACGATTTAGGAAAATTCTTTCATCCCGATCGCCGCTATTGCCTCAGCAATGACTATCTCAAAACCAATGACATAGATGACAAAACCTGGCTGATGGGTAAAGCATTAGCCGAAATGCCCCCGGCTCAGGAAACTTGGATGATTGGCGATACCGAAGCAGATATTCTGGCGGCTAAAGCTCACGCTATTCCTGTGATTGCGGTGCTGTCTGGTATTCGTAATCGCGAGTGTTTAGCGGTTCATGCCCCAGATGCGATTGTGGCAGATCTGAATGAAGCGGTTGATATGGTGTTGCAAAAGTCTGCCCTCGTTGCTAGCTTGTAA
- a CDS encoding aspartate carbamoyltransferase catalytic subunit, protein MTNTTWNRHHVISLADFQPEEYDTVLQTAASFQEVLSRRTKRVPALQGQVIANLFFESSTRTRSSFELAAKRLSADTLNFAPGTSSLTKGETILDTAKTYLAMGTDIMVIRHREAGVPLAIANEMDRLQTRVGVFNAGDGQHEHPSQALLDLFTLCTLIDAEKPRLSLLKGKKIAIVGDILHSRVARSNIWSLTASGAEVHLAAPPTLLPKWFADFVTEPIQSTQPSTSNSQLPRKLFLHWSLEPALKDADVVMTLRLQRERMTQHLLPSLREYHQRYGITKERLQLCKPDVKVMHPGPTNRGVEISSDLMDDPQFSLISQQVTSGVAVRMALLYLMSTGKM, encoded by the coding sequence ATGACCAACACAACCTGGAATCGTCATCATGTTATTTCGTTAGCCGATTTTCAACCGGAAGAATACGACACGGTTCTGCAAACGGCGGCCAGTTTTCAAGAAGTCCTGTCTCGACGCACTAAGCGTGTCCCTGCCTTGCAAGGACAGGTGATTGCCAATTTGTTTTTTGAATCTTCAACCCGCACTCGCAGCAGCTTTGAACTGGCAGCCAAGCGCCTCTCAGCTGATACCCTCAACTTTGCACCCGGTACGTCTTCCCTAACCAAAGGCGAAACTATCCTGGATACAGCCAAAACCTATCTGGCGATGGGAACTGATATCATGGTGATTCGCCATCGTGAGGCCGGTGTGCCACTGGCGATCGCCAACGAAATGGATCGATTGCAAACAAGAGTGGGCGTGTTTAATGCCGGAGATGGACAGCACGAACATCCGTCTCAAGCTCTGCTCGATCTGTTCACTCTCTGTACTCTAATTGATGCAGAAAAGCCGCGACTGTCGTTGTTGAAAGGTAAAAAAATTGCGATCGTCGGAGATATTCTGCATTCACGAGTGGCACGATCGAACATCTGGAGCCTCACAGCCAGTGGCGCAGAAGTTCACCTCGCCGCCCCCCCTACTCTATTACCTAAGTGGTTTGCCGATTTCGTCACTGAACCTATTCAATCAACCCAACCTTCAACCTCCAACTCCCAACTCCCCCGAAAACTCTTCCTACACTGGAGCTTGGAGCCTGCCCTCAAAGATGCCGATGTGGTGATGACACTGCGGCTGCAACGCGAGCGGATGACGCAACACCTATTGCCTAGCCTGCGGGAATATCATCAACGCTACGGTATCACCAAAGAGCGATTGCAACTCTGTAAACCCGATGTCAAAGTCATGCACCCTGGCCCAACAAATCGCGGCGTAGAAATTAGCTCTGATCTGATGGATGATCCTCAGTTCAGCCTAATTTCGCAGCAAGTGACAAGCGGAGTGGCCGTACGCATGGCGTTACTTTACTTAATGAGCACGGGCAAAATGTAG
- a CDS encoding two-partner secretion domain-containing protein encodes MRIWGDRFIRLGFTGVLTVAGLVVWNWYSSAIAQSRPEADETLGTESSQVRDFNDAIDLIEGGATRDRNLFHSFREFNIGAGRRAYFIHQLGIDNIFSRVTGGNPSQIDGVLGTRLLENGAFVNSDANLFLINPNGIIFGAGARLDIGGSFAATTANGIQFGDRGFFSATNPEAPSQLLTVDPSAFFFNQLQTGSIVNQATILPGQTTGGLQVPQGESLLLVGGEVRLESGRMDAPGGRIGLASVATTGTVNLGEDFSLSIANNTARADMLFGTGAIVDVTAAGGGDIAIYARDVRLLGSSALLAGISAASDSETNIAGDILIDATGLVRLAEPISTSSPNRIANLVNLDGIGTGGDVVIRANSLELVGNSQIGALTGGRGDAGRVTVRVEDSVSLSGINSGLVSGVNQFAVGDGALIDIQARSLSLSDSAQIITSTIGQGNAGEIQIIVDDDISLSGGSLIRSDSVGQGNAGMIRLTAGDTITLTGVGTNGVASQIQSNIFPSLPSSSAASPRMGGDIRLRARNLIATAGGNISASTFSRGNAGNLTFEVDERLAFSGISTNGIVSGAFSNVENGGVGDSEGINIRAGSLSLSDGASIQTVVRQEQPGVAAGRGTAGDVVLRVDGDVRIDGNERSGPGFSFLSSIDSSLGGGASGSGGSIDIAAGSLLLLNGGSLNAATFGNGDAGSVRVDANTIRLEGLSTGGRSSAIFSSVEPGAVGDGGMIDITADTLTMRDGAELQTIVRQAGSIPGRTGEFPAGQGNAGDILLRVSGSTILDGTVNNRATQIISSLGTGTVGEGGSILITTGDLRLLNGADLSAGTSGRGNAGDVIIRANNIRLEGAVADPSAIFSTVEAGAEGDGGTIDIIANRLTMRNGTGILTTVRPASGSPAAGRGNAGDILIDVSGDIVLDGVTGFIPTQINSTLSTGARGRAGEIRIETGSLALTNGARLITSTSGSGNAGRITIDADSNINLSGFSETGFFSGIFSTIENGGVGNSDGIEITAGSLRLNRAATIQSLVRQTQGEFTAGEGRAGNITIRVDGDVRIDGTEQIVQGNPFIAQINSSLGAGASGRGGNIFLDAGSLSLLNGASITASTFGTGNAGRITIDVDDIVSLTGENIVNLNGNNFLQQSNIATLVASGAEGNAGRIRITARLLNLDDFSFISSSTGGRGNAGNISIRVDDTIQLEESSNIASGVGAGGRGRGGDITLRGRSLTLRDGSQVGAFLFREQFGTAGGRGRGGTITINATDFVEIAGVGRRQLPIVYFPRTDVTVLTRGFSSGLFTNSERGASGQAGDITVNTRDFRISGGGIVVASTFNDGDGGDIVINADRFTARNGGQIVTNTRSSGTAGSITLNVSDRVTITGSDPTLNRRRTQIREILSQPGQSDRASDILLGLGNRSGLFVNADENATGNAGEILIDTNNLTMRDSAIISAVATGRDAGNIDITANTVELRNNSDIRTNVTGEGDGGNITIDGNYVVALGDSDILAYSGGGSGGNITLPAFFGEGYVEPDRDPDASLSLNELNALDGNDRVDVNASGRVRSGTITTPDTSAIQNSLAELPNTAIDTDALLANSCVVRDQDQVGTFIITGPGGLPERPGDQAPSAYPTAPVRSIPDEPDEHHDHSWQPGDPIVEPQGAYQLADGRMVLSRECQ; translated from the coding sequence ATGAGAATCTGGGGCGATCGGTTCATTCGGCTAGGATTCACCGGGGTTTTGACGGTTGCAGGATTGGTAGTTTGGAATTGGTACAGTTCAGCGATCGCCCAAAGCCGGCCTGAAGCAGATGAGACCCTGGGAACTGAGTCATCGCAAGTCAGAGATTTTAATGATGCCATTGACCTGATCGAAGGCGGTGCAACCCGCGATCGCAACCTCTTTCACAGTTTTCGAGAGTTTAATATTGGTGCTGGACGACGAGCCTATTTCATTCACCAGTTGGGTATCGATAATATCTTCTCGCGAGTTACAGGCGGAAATCCCTCTCAAATTGATGGCGTATTGGGAACACGACTGCTTGAAAATGGCGCGTTTGTCAATTCTGATGCGAATCTATTTTTGATTAACCCCAACGGTATCATCTTTGGTGCAGGCGCACGGCTAGATATTGGTGGTTCGTTTGCTGCTACCACCGCTAATGGCATTCAATTTGGCGATCGAGGGTTCTTTAGTGCCACCAATCCTGAAGCGCCATCTCAGTTATTGACCGTTGATCCGTCTGCGTTTTTCTTTAATCAGCTTCAAACTGGAAGTATTGTCAATCAAGCCACTATTCTTCCAGGACAAACAACAGGCGGTTTACAAGTCCCTCAAGGTGAAAGCTTGCTGCTAGTAGGTGGCGAAGTGCGCTTGGAAAGTGGACGAATGGATGCTCCTGGTGGTCGTATTGGATTGGCAAGTGTGGCAACTACAGGAACAGTTAACTTAGGCGAAGATTTTAGCCTCAGTATTGCGAATAATACAGCCCGCGCAGATATGCTGTTTGGCACTGGAGCCATTGTGGATGTGACAGCCGCTGGAGGTGGAGACATTGCTATTTATGCAAGAGATGTGAGGTTGCTAGGCAGTAGTGCTCTTCTCGCTGGCATTAGTGCTGCTTCAGATTCCGAGACCAACATAGCAGGCGATATTTTGATCGATGCCACTGGCTTGGTACGGCTAGCTGAGCCTATTTCTACATCTTCCCCAAATCGTATTGCCAATCTTGTGAATTTAGATGGAATAGGAACAGGTGGAGATGTGGTGATTCGGGCAAATTCGCTGGAACTTGTGGGCAATTCTCAAATTGGTGCACTGACAGGGGGACGAGGGGACGCTGGGCGTGTAACGGTTCGGGTAGAGGACAGTGTTTCTCTCTCAGGAATCAATAGTGGACTAGTAAGTGGCGTTAATCAGTTTGCGGTGGGTGATGGTGCGTTGATTGATATTCAAGCTCGATCGCTTTCTCTTTCTGATAGTGCTCAAATCATTACCTCCACCATTGGGCAAGGCAATGCCGGGGAAATTCAGATTATTGTGGATGACGACATCTCTCTCAGCGGTGGCTCGTTGATTCGGTCAGATTCCGTTGGCCAAGGCAATGCTGGAATGATTAGGCTAACAGCCGGAGATACTATCACCCTGACAGGTGTCGGGACTAATGGAGTTGCCAGCCAAATACAAAGTAATATTTTCCCATCGCTACCATCTAGTTCAGCCGCCTCTCCTCGAATGGGAGGTGATATTCGGCTTAGAGCTAGGAATTTGATTGCAACCGCTGGAGGTAACATATCGGCTAGCACATTCAGCCGTGGTAACGCAGGCAATCTCACCTTTGAAGTGGATGAACGCCTAGCTTTCTCAGGTATCAGCACGAATGGAATTGTCAGTGGCGCGTTCAGCAATGTCGAAAATGGTGGCGTCGGCGACAGTGAAGGTATCAATATCCGGGCCGGTTCGCTCTCCCTCAGTGACGGAGCATCCATTCAAACAGTTGTGCGGCAAGAACAACCTGGTGTTGCGGCTGGACGTGGAACCGCAGGCGATGTCGTCCTTCGTGTGGATGGCGATGTACGAATTGATGGTAACGAGCGATCGGGGCCAGGCTTTTCATTCCTTTCCTCAATCGACAGTAGCTTGGGAGGCGGTGCATCTGGCAGCGGCGGCTCGATCGATATTGCAGCCGGATCTCTGTTGCTGCTTAATGGAGGATCACTGAATGCTGCCACCTTTGGTAACGGCGATGCTGGCAGTGTTCGAGTTGATGCCAATACGATTCGGTTGGAAGGTCTCAGCACTGGAGGTCGATCGAGCGCTATCTTCAGCAGTGTAGAACCCGGAGCCGTGGGTGATGGGGGGATGATCGATATTACGGCTGATACTTTAACCATGCGCGATGGGGCTGAGTTACAGACGATCGTGCGGCAAGCAGGTTCTATCCCAGGTAGAACAGGAGAGTTTCCAGCAGGACAGGGAAACGCCGGGGATATTCTGCTGAGGGTCTCTGGCAGCACAATTCTGGATGGCACGGTCAATAATCGGGCAACTCAAATCATTAGTTCATTGGGTACAGGAACCGTTGGAGAAGGTGGCTCCATCTTGATCACAACCGGAGACTTGCGGCTATTGAATGGCGCAGACTTGTCTGCTGGAACCTCTGGGCGGGGCAACGCTGGAGATGTAATCATCCGCGCGAACAACATCCGTCTTGAAGGAGCCGTGGCTGACCCTAGCGCGATCTTCAGCACCGTGGAAGCTGGGGCGGAAGGGGATGGTGGCACGATTGACATAATTGCCAACCGCTTGACTATGCGGAACGGAACAGGCATCTTAACAACTGTCCGACCCGCTTCAGGTTCTCCAGCGGCAGGACGTGGCAATGCAGGCGATATTTTGATTGATGTATCAGGGGATATTGTTTTGGATGGCGTTACCGGTTTCATTCCTACGCAAATTAATAGCACCCTGAGCACCGGAGCAAGGGGCCGTGCGGGCGAGATTAGGATCGAAACCGGATCACTGGCTCTCACCAACGGAGCCAGACTCATCACGAGTACGTCTGGCTCTGGTAATGCAGGTAGAATTACGATCGACGCTGACAGTAATATAAACCTCTCTGGTTTCAGCGAAACTGGCTTCTTCAGTGGTATCTTCAGCACGATCGAGAATGGTGGTGTCGGCAACAGCGACGGCATTGAAATCACAGCCGGGTCGCTGCGGCTGAATCGGGCTGCTACAATTCAGAGTCTTGTTAGGCAGACACAAGGCGAATTTACGGCTGGAGAAGGCAGGGCAGGCAATATCACGATTCGCGTCGATGGCGATGTGCGCATTGATGGTACTGAACAAATTGTGCAAGGCAATCCGTTCATTGCTCAAATCAATAGTAGTTTAGGGGCTGGAGCCTCCGGACGCGGTGGTAATATATTCCTTGACGCAGGATCGTTGTCGCTGCTTAATGGTGCGTCCATCACAGCCAGCACCTTTGGCACAGGCAATGCTGGACGCATCACAATCGACGTAGATGATATTGTGAGCTTAACGGGTGAGAACATTGTCAATTTAAACGGTAATAATTTCTTGCAACAAAGCAATATCGCTACACTAGTGGCGTCTGGAGCCGAGGGTAATGCTGGGCGTATTCGCATTACAGCAAGGTTATTGAATTTAGATGACTTTAGCTTTATTTCCAGTAGCACGGGCGGGCGAGGGAATGCTGGTAACATTAGCATTCGGGTAGACGACACTATTCAGCTAGAGGAGTCGAGCAACATTGCTAGCGGTGTGGGGGCAGGAGGACGCGGTAGAGGTGGCGATATCACGCTACGAGGACGATCGCTAACTTTGAGGGATGGTAGCCAAGTAGGAGCATTTCTGTTTCGTGAACAATTTGGCACAGCAGGAGGACGCGGGCGGGGCGGTACAATTACTATCAACGCGACTGACTTTGTAGAAATTGCGGGTGTGGGTAGGCGTCAACTGCCTATTGTCTACTTTCCGAGGACTGACGTTACTGTTCTCACTCGTGGCTTCTCTAGCGGGCTATTCACCAACTCGGAGCGGGGTGCATCGGGCCAGGCAGGAGACATTACAGTAAACACCCGCGATTTTCGCATTTCGGGTGGTGGGATAGTGGTAGCTAGCACCTTTAACGATGGTGATGGTGGCGATATTGTTATCAATGCCGATCGTTTCACAGCCCGTAATGGCGGGCAAATTGTTACCAACACTCGCAGCAGTGGTACAGCAGGTTCTATTACGTTGAATGTGTCCGATCGCGTCACAATTACAGGCAGTGACCCAACTCTGAATCGACGACGGACCCAAATTCGGGAAATTCTATCGCAGCCAGGACAGAGCGATCGAGCCAGCGATATTTTACTGGGTTTAGGAAATAGAAGTGGATTGTTTGTCAATGCTGATGAAAATGCAACTGGGAATGCAGGTGAGATTTTAATTGACACGAACAATCTAACCATGCGTGATAGTGCTATCATTTCGGCGGTAGCAACTGGTCGAGATGCGGGCAACATTGACATCACGGCCAACACGGTTGAACTGCGCAACAATAGCGACATTCGCACCAATGTCACTGGAGAGGGCGATGGCGGCAACATCACGATCGATGGCAATTATGTTGTGGCACTGGGAGACAGTGATATCCTTGCCTATTCTGGCGGTGGTTCCGGCGGCAACATCACCCTTCCTGCATTTTTTGGTGAGGGGTATGTTGAACCCGATCGCGATCCGGACGCATCTCTCAGCTTGAATGAGTTGAATGCCCTAGACGGCAACGATCGCGTGGATGTCAATGCTAGTGGCCGTGTTCGTTCGGGAACCATCACCACTCCTGATACCAGTGCCATTCAAAATAGCCTTGCTGAATTGCCCAATACGGCGATTGATACCGATGCGCTACTGGCCAATAGTTGTGTAGTACGCGATCAAGATCAAGTTGGCACGTTTATTATTACCGGTCCGGGTGGTTTACCCGAACGCCCTGGTGATCAGGCTCCGTCTGCTTATCCCACTGCCCCAGTGCGATCTATTCCTGATGAACCCGATGAGCACCATGATCACTCCTGGCAGCCCGGTGACCCGATCGTAGAACCCCAGGGAGCCTATCAACTGGCTGACGGGCGCATGGTGTTGAGTCGAGAATGTCAGTAA